Within the Pseudomonadota bacterium genome, the region TCAAAATTAATAAGTTCACGTGCAAGCTTTCTCCCTCTGACATCCTTCAAATCGGATATATATCCAACTGGTTTATAGAGAGCTATGTAAATATTCTTTTCATTTTGTTTTATTACATTATTATCTATTGTTACAATATCTTTTGTATAATCAACACTGTATTGCGGCTCTAGTACTATGTCATTATTTACTTTTACCATGCCAGACAATATTATTTCTTCTGATTTTCTGCGGGACGCTATACCGCAACGTGAAATAAATTTTGATAATCTTTCCATTACAGAATGATTGAATTAGTTTTTAAAAACTATTAATCTTTGTACGTTTCAAGCTGATTTATTGATTCTGTTTTATAAATTGGCTTTAATGTAAAAATTTCCCTTTCAGTTTTTTTATAAATTTTAAATTCTATATTTTCCTTATCATATAACGGAGTTACATTTAGATCTATATTGATTTCTCCGCCTTTTTCAAGATTTAACAAAATTTCCTTTTTTATTTCTTTTGTAGAAGTATACATGAGAGAATCATTATAATAAAATCCCCTCTTAAAAGATGCTGATAACCTATGTGTGCCCTTCAGCAAAGTTAATTTGTATTCATTCCTTTCATTAAAATTAATGATGTTGTTTCCAATTTTAATTTTAAAATCCACAGGGGAAATTATGTTAAAATCAATTCTTCCTAAAGTGTATTGTGTAAAAGGATTTTTATCTGATTCCTGAAGCACAAAGTATTTTTTGTCATCTCTCTGGGGCGTAAACAGAACTGGTTTATAAAACAGATTGCATATTATATCTCTTCTTTCCAATGGTGTGTATGGAACTGTTACTTCGGAAATAAGATTACCATAGTCGCTTGATTTTAAAGTAAAATGCAATTGATAATCATCATAATCCTTATCTATCAGAACTATGGTTAGTTCAATATTTTCATTATTGGTTTTATATGAACCAGCAATTAAAACATTAATATCATCCCTCTTCATATAATCTTCAACAAATTTTGTATTTAAATATTCCTCAGGATAAAGCACAAAGCCCTTACCTACATCATAGCTTAACAAATTAATTCTATTTTTCTGTGAAAATATTGTCTTCATTTCTTTTTTTAAAATTTCAGAAAATCTTGTAATATTATTTTTCTCATCGAAAAAATTATAAATGTATACATTTATTTTTTTATATGGCTCGTAAGGTTGCAGAAACTTATTTAAAGAATCATAAATTATTGGATAAAGCCTGCTGTCAGAAAAAAGTAATTTATTTGTTAAAACAATGTTTCCTTTTCTGATTTCTTTTGACATTTTAACAATTTCGCAGGTACTTTTACCTTCTTTAACATCCAGAACAGCACATCTTCCTATAGGACCTTTTAAATCAGGATCTTTTTCTTCTGATATTTTAAATATATCGCCTTTTGTAACACCGTAGTTTTTTCCAAGATCTGTAACTGCACATTCCCCGGTGGAAATGCTTAGCTTATTCTGAGTTGTTCCAATTACTTTACCTTTCACTGCCTCTTCGGCAGGACATTCAAATGAAAAGAATGTAAATAAAATTGTTAATAAATAAATTATTATTTTCATCTAACCCTCTACTTTATAGAGCTTTTTTTGAACAGTCGGTGTAACAAAAATAAGAAGTTCAGTCTTATTATCAGTCTTGCTTTTATGTTTAAAGAAATAACCTAATATGGGTATGCTTCTTAAAAAAGGCAAACCATCTTCCGCATCCTCGTTTTTTGTTTCATATACACCACCAAGTACAGCGGTTTCTCCATCTTTTACAATAACATCGGTTGTAGCTTCTTTTGTAGTTGCCCCATATAGTGCACCGAATTGTTTTACCTCATTTTTTGTTGCTTTAATAATAAGCTTTACATTTCCATCCCTCGTTACATGCGGCGTCACTTCAAGGCTGAGCTCAACCTTTTTAAATTCTGTTGTTGGTGTAGCTCCTGCTTGTGCGGTATATTGGTATGGAATTTCTTCTCCTTGCGCAATCCTTGCTTTTTGATTATCTGAAGTAACTACTTTGGGATGCGAGATGGTTTTTAATAAACCTTCCCTTTCTTTGGCAGAAAGCTCTCCATCCAACCAGAATGCATCAGCAGCGCTTCCCAAAATAAATCTTAATGTACCAGTGGCGCCTGCGACCGATTCTGCTACTGCCCCTGCAACGCTTGTTTCCCTTTGTATTCCTTTAATTCTGTCCTGAATCATCGCATTCCATTTTATACCAAGGTCCCTTGAAAAAGTATCTTCTGCAACAACTATCCTTGCCTCTATCTGCACTTGTATGGGTGCAATATCGTGTTCTTTTATAATTTTAACTAT harbors:
- the pilQ gene encoding type IV pilus secretin PilQ — translated: MILLIPLLCFAQLAKKHDAKISFDFMDADVRNVLRILAEVSGKNIIISDDVKGKVTMKLDNITWSEALDIVTKSNNLAKMEEENIIRIITVAKYYDERDKERKDRLDFLKEKTEKLKSGEELVMETIYLNYAKAADVEKMIKGEATGGAVGGAGGGAAQTIKGFLSEFGTITQVSWNNALIIKDNKDNVERIVKIIKEHDIAPIQVQIEARIVVAEDTFSRDLGIKWNAMIQDRIKGIQRETSVAGAVAESVAGATGTLRFILGSAADAFWLDGELSAKEREGLLKTISHPKVVTSDNQKARIAQGEEIPYQYTAQAGATPTTEFKKVELSLEVTPHVTRDGNVKLIIKATKNEVKQFGALYGATTKEATTDVIVKDGETAVLGGVYETKNEDAEDGLPFLRSIPILGYFFKHKSKTDNKTELLIFVTPTVQKKLYKVEG